The proteins below are encoded in one region of Cyclopterus lumpus isolate fCycLum1 chromosome 8, fCycLum1.pri, whole genome shotgun sequence:
- the tlk2 gene encoding serine/threonine-protein kinase tousled-like 2 isoform X1 → MMEELHSLDPRRQELLEARFTGVGVAKGSGQNQNESSNQSLCSVGSLSDKELETPEKKASDQRVRKRKADHFDSSQGKTGARGHKISDYFEFAGGSGPGTSPARGIPPVVRSSPQHSLSNPPVTVQQGSPSSISSANTEHSTCSLKPASLHMLHKATQSDLTVEKLTAMENNKNSDLEKKEGRIDDLLRANCDLRRQIDEQQRMLERYKERLNKCVTMSKKLLIEKSKQEKMACRDKSMQDRLRLGHFTTVRHGASFTEQWTDGYAFQNLIKQQERINSQREDIERQRKLLAKRKPPSMAQTPPPSLEQNKRKSKTNGTESEALSQAEYHEQEEIFKLRLGHLKKEEAEIQAELERLERVRNLHIRELKRIHNEDNSQFKDHPTLNDRYLLLYLLGRGGFSEVYKAFDLTEQRYVAVKIHQLNKNWRDEKKENYHKHACREYRIHKELDHPRIVKLYDYFSLDTDSFCTVLEYCEGNDLDFYLKQHKLMSEKEGRSIIMQIVNALKYLNEIRPPIIHYDLKPGNILLVNGTACGEIKITDFGLSKIMDDDSYNSVDGMELTSQGAGTYWYLPPECFVVGKEPPKISNKVDVWSVGVIFYQCLYGRKPFGHNQSQQDILQENTILKATDVQFPPKPVVTPEAKAFIRRCLVYRKEDRIDVHQLASDPFLMPHIRKSVASSGTSGMAVASTSSSSNSSASN, encoded by the exons GGCTCGGGTCAGAACCAAAATGAGTCGTCCAACCAGAGTCTTTGCAGTGTAGGCTCGCTCAGTGACAAAGAGCTTGAG ACTCCTGAGAAAAAAGCAAGCGACCAGAGGGTAAGAAAACGGAAAGCAGACCATTTTGACAGCAGCCAAG GCAAGACGGGTGCAAGGGGACATAAAATTAGTGATTATTTTGAG TTTGCGGGAGGTAGCGGTCCTGGTACCAGCCCTGCCAGGGGAATTCCACCAGTGGTCCGCTCTTCCCCACAACACTCGCTTTCCAACCCCCCTGTCACG GTGCAGCAGGGAAGCCCCTCTTCTATAAGCTCGGCCAACACAGAGCACTCGACGTGTTCGCTGAAGCCTGCATCTCTTCACATGCTCCACAAAGCCACACAG TCTGACCTTACTGTAGAGAAACTAACAGCAATGGAGAACAACAAGAACTCTGacctggagaagaaggagggccGAATAGACGATTTGCTGCGG GCAAACTGTGATCTGAGGAGACAAATTGATGAACAGCAGAGGATGCTGGAACGATACAAGGAACGCTTAAATAAGTGTGTGACCATGTCCAAGAAGCTGCTGATTGAAAAA TCCAAACAGGAGAAAATGGCATGCCGGGACAAAAGCATGCAGGACAGGCTTCGACTTGGTCACTTTACCACAGTGAGACACGGAGCGTCTTTCACTGAGCAGTGGACTGATGGATATGCCTTCCAAAATCTTATCAA GCAACAAGAAAGGATCAATTCTCAGCGAGAGGACATTGAAAGACAGAGGAAGCTGCTGGCCAAACGCAAGCCGCCCTCCATGGCCCAGACGCCACCTCCAAGCCTGGAGCAAAACAAACGCAAAAGCAAAACCAATGGAACAGAAAGTGAAGC GTTATCGCAGGCAGAGTACCACGAACAAGAGGAAATATTTAAGCTAAGACTAGGCCATCTTAAGAAG gAGGAAGCAGAGATCCAGGCAGAGCTGGAGAGGTTGGAACGAGTGCGAAACCTCCACATTCGCGAGCTGAAAAGGATCCACAATGAGGATAATTCTCA ATTCAAAGATCACCCTACGCTAAATGACCGGTACCTGCTACTCTATCTACTTGGACGGGGAGGTTTCAGTGAAGTTTACAAG GCCTTTGACCTAACAGAACAAAGGTATGTTGCGGTCAAAATCCACCAGTTGAACAAGAACTGGAGggatgagaagaaagaaaattatCACAA ACATGCATGCAGAGAATATAGAATCCATAAAGAACTGGACCACCCACGAATAGTTAAACTCTACGACTACTTTTCGCTTGACACCGACTC GTTCTGCACAGTCCTGGAATACTGTGAGGGCAATGACTTGGACTTCTACCTGAAGCAGCACAAGCTTATGTCGGAGAAAGAGGGCCGCTCCATCATCATGCAGATTGTCAATGCCCTGAAGTACCTCAATGAGATCCGACCGCCCATTATCCACTATGACCTTAAACCTG GTAACATCCTCTTAGTGAACGGCACTGCCTGTGGGGAGATCAAGATCACAGACTTTGGCCTGTCGAAGATCATGGATGACGACAGCTACAACTCAGTGGACGGGATGGAGCTGACATCGCAGGGAGCAGGGACATACTG GTACCTGCCCCCAGAGTGCTTTGTGGTTGGGAAGGAACCACCCAAAATCTCCAACAAGGTGGATGTGTGGTCTGTAGGAGTCATTTTCTACCAGTGTCTGTATGGTCGCAAG CCCTTTGGCCACAATCAGTCCCAGCAGGACATCCTGCAGGAGAACACCATCCTGAAGGCAACAGATGTGCAGTTTCCCCCGAAACCAGTAGTCACACCTGAAGCTAAG GCCTTTATAAGGCGCTGTCTAGTCTACCGTAAGGAGGACCGCATCGATGTGCACCAGCTGGCCAGTGACCCCTTCCTCATGCCCCACATCCGCAAGTCGGTGGCCTCCTCGGGCACCTCGGGCATGGCCGTGGCCTCCACATCCAGTTCCTCCAACAGCAGCGCCTCAAACTGA
- the tlk2 gene encoding serine/threonine-protein kinase tousled-like 2 isoform X2, whose protein sequence is MMEELHSLDPRRQELLEARFTGVGVAKGSGQNQNESSNQSLCSVGSLSDKELETPEKKASDQRVRKRKADHFDSSQGKTGARGHKISDYFEVQQGSPSSISSANTEHSTCSLKPASLHMLHKATQSDLTVEKLTAMENNKNSDLEKKEGRIDDLLRANCDLRRQIDEQQRMLERYKERLNKCVTMSKKLLIEKSKQEKMACRDKSMQDRLRLGHFTTVRHGASFTEQWTDGYAFQNLIKQQERINSQREDIERQRKLLAKRKPPSMAQTPPPSLEQNKRKSKTNGTESEALSQAEYHEQEEIFKLRLGHLKKEEAEIQAELERLERVRNLHIRELKRIHNEDNSQFKDHPTLNDRYLLLYLLGRGGFSEVYKAFDLTEQRYVAVKIHQLNKNWRDEKKENYHKHACREYRIHKELDHPRIVKLYDYFSLDTDSFCTVLEYCEGNDLDFYLKQHKLMSEKEGRSIIMQIVNALKYLNEIRPPIIHYDLKPGNILLVNGTACGEIKITDFGLSKIMDDDSYNSVDGMELTSQGAGTYWYLPPECFVVGKEPPKISNKVDVWSVGVIFYQCLYGRKPFGHNQSQQDILQENTILKATDVQFPPKPVVTPEAKAFIRRCLVYRKEDRIDVHQLASDPFLMPHIRKSVASSGTSGMAVASTSSSSNSSASN, encoded by the exons GGCTCGGGTCAGAACCAAAATGAGTCGTCCAACCAGAGTCTTTGCAGTGTAGGCTCGCTCAGTGACAAAGAGCTTGAG ACTCCTGAGAAAAAAGCAAGCGACCAGAGGGTAAGAAAACGGAAAGCAGACCATTTTGACAGCAGCCAAG GCAAGACGGGTGCAAGGGGACATAAAATTAGTGATTATTTTGAG GTGCAGCAGGGAAGCCCCTCTTCTATAAGCTCGGCCAACACAGAGCACTCGACGTGTTCGCTGAAGCCTGCATCTCTTCACATGCTCCACAAAGCCACACAG TCTGACCTTACTGTAGAGAAACTAACAGCAATGGAGAACAACAAGAACTCTGacctggagaagaaggagggccGAATAGACGATTTGCTGCGG GCAAACTGTGATCTGAGGAGACAAATTGATGAACAGCAGAGGATGCTGGAACGATACAAGGAACGCTTAAATAAGTGTGTGACCATGTCCAAGAAGCTGCTGATTGAAAAA TCCAAACAGGAGAAAATGGCATGCCGGGACAAAAGCATGCAGGACAGGCTTCGACTTGGTCACTTTACCACAGTGAGACACGGAGCGTCTTTCACTGAGCAGTGGACTGATGGATATGCCTTCCAAAATCTTATCAA GCAACAAGAAAGGATCAATTCTCAGCGAGAGGACATTGAAAGACAGAGGAAGCTGCTGGCCAAACGCAAGCCGCCCTCCATGGCCCAGACGCCACCTCCAAGCCTGGAGCAAAACAAACGCAAAAGCAAAACCAATGGAACAGAAAGTGAAGC GTTATCGCAGGCAGAGTACCACGAACAAGAGGAAATATTTAAGCTAAGACTAGGCCATCTTAAGAAG gAGGAAGCAGAGATCCAGGCAGAGCTGGAGAGGTTGGAACGAGTGCGAAACCTCCACATTCGCGAGCTGAAAAGGATCCACAATGAGGATAATTCTCA ATTCAAAGATCACCCTACGCTAAATGACCGGTACCTGCTACTCTATCTACTTGGACGGGGAGGTTTCAGTGAAGTTTACAAG GCCTTTGACCTAACAGAACAAAGGTATGTTGCGGTCAAAATCCACCAGTTGAACAAGAACTGGAGggatgagaagaaagaaaattatCACAA ACATGCATGCAGAGAATATAGAATCCATAAAGAACTGGACCACCCACGAATAGTTAAACTCTACGACTACTTTTCGCTTGACACCGACTC GTTCTGCACAGTCCTGGAATACTGTGAGGGCAATGACTTGGACTTCTACCTGAAGCAGCACAAGCTTATGTCGGAGAAAGAGGGCCGCTCCATCATCATGCAGATTGTCAATGCCCTGAAGTACCTCAATGAGATCCGACCGCCCATTATCCACTATGACCTTAAACCTG GTAACATCCTCTTAGTGAACGGCACTGCCTGTGGGGAGATCAAGATCACAGACTTTGGCCTGTCGAAGATCATGGATGACGACAGCTACAACTCAGTGGACGGGATGGAGCTGACATCGCAGGGAGCAGGGACATACTG GTACCTGCCCCCAGAGTGCTTTGTGGTTGGGAAGGAACCACCCAAAATCTCCAACAAGGTGGATGTGTGGTCTGTAGGAGTCATTTTCTACCAGTGTCTGTATGGTCGCAAG CCCTTTGGCCACAATCAGTCCCAGCAGGACATCCTGCAGGAGAACACCATCCTGAAGGCAACAGATGTGCAGTTTCCCCCGAAACCAGTAGTCACACCTGAAGCTAAG GCCTTTATAAGGCGCTGTCTAGTCTACCGTAAGGAGGACCGCATCGATGTGCACCAGCTGGCCAGTGACCCCTTCCTCATGCCCCACATCCGCAAGTCGGTGGCCTCCTCGGGCACCTCGGGCATGGCCGTGGCCTCCACATCCAGTTCCTCCAACAGCAGCGCCTCAAACTGA